The Dehalococcoidia bacterium DNA window GCAACAGCACCTGGAGCGCCAGGGCAAGCGCATCTTTACCATAGAGGTGGTGCACAACAACGCCCGCCCCCGCGAGGTTATCGCCCTTCATGCAGGGCATCCCCCCGAGGTGCATCCGCACACCTTGCGCATGCTCCAGGAGCAGGATGTGGTGGAGACCCAGGGGCAAAGCGATGTGCTCCTCTGCGGCATGCCCAATGTGGACACCTACTCCAAGTTCTCCATCTTCAACCCCATTCTGCTGGGCAACGCCATCGGTGCGTATGTGTATGGGGCCTTCCAGGGCCAGCCCTTGGTGAAGCGAGGGGGCATCGTCATCGTGGCCAGCCCCGCCCGCGCCGAGTTTGACGCCCGTTACTTCCGCCCCTACCTGGAATTCTGGGAGCGCCTGCTGTCCCTCTCCACCGACCCCTACTGGCTGTGGGAGAACTTCGCCGAGGAGTTCGCCCATCGCCCCGAGTATATCTACGCCTACCGCTACGATTACGCCTATCACGGTGCCCACCCCTTCTTCATGTGGAACCAAACGCTGGTGGTGCGGAGGAATGTGCGGGTGTGGGTGGCGGGGTGCAAAGACCCGGCAGTGGTGCGCCGGATGGGGTTCCAACCCTTCCCCACAGTGCAAGAGGCCCTGGCCGCTGCTGAGGCGGAGATGGGCAAGGGCTACTCCCTAACGGTGCTGGAGCGCCCCCGCGCCCTTATCCCGCGCGTCCTGCCTGAGACCGCGTCTTTTGGGAGCCGTTAGCGCAGGGGAGCACCCCCCTGCCCCAAAAGCGCCTGGGCACACCACTGGCAGGCGAACACTAGGCCTTGCGCCTCAGCGTGGGCGAAGATACGCCCGCAGGAGGGCACCGACACGCTTGCGCTCCAGGGCTGGTGGAAGGCCCCTCCACAGTAGATACACCGCGCCCGGTTCTCGGCATCCAGCACACCGCTACAGACAACGCATACCTCTTCTGTGCTCACGGCTCCCCCTTCAGGGTAGGCAGGCGCTGGCGCACATAGGCCCTCTCGTCTTCAGCCGAGAGGAGAAGCCCGTCGGCCCTGCGGGCGCGCAGTTCCCCCAGCAGACGTCCCACCCAGGGCCCGGGCGGCACCCCCATATCCAGCAGGTCTGCCGCCGAGAGACGGGGGCGCAAGAAGCGCCAGCACTCCAGATAAGTGTGCAGGGCCTGGCGCTGGGCGGCCTGGGATGCCAGCAGAGCCGAGGCCGCCACCGCCTCCAGGCGCAGGGGGTCCAGGGCTTGCTGCAGGGCGCTGGGCTGGGGGACAGATGTCCACTGGGCCAGGAGGCTCCGCACCCGTAGGGTGTGGTGCACCACATCTGTCCACCGCCGAGGCAGGCGTAGGCGCCTCACCAGAGCCTCGGCAGTGGACACGGGCAACGGATACACCAGGACGGCCAGCACCAGCAGAGGAGAAACCTCCCGCCCCTCCTCACGCCAGACCCCCAGAGCTTGGGATTGGTGATGTGTCCACTGCAGATTTGGCACGATGGCTTCCAGCACCCCCAGGGCTTGGGCCCGCTCCAACACCCGTTCGGGGAAAGGCTCTTGGAGCACCCGCTCCACCTCGCGGCGCAAGCGGTCGGGGGAGATAGTATCCAGAAAACCCCTATCCCGCACCAGGGCTTGGAGAGTGTGGGCCTCTATCTGAAAACCCAAACGTTGCTCGTAGCGGATGGCCCGCAGAATGCGGGTAGCGTCGTCCTGAAAGGAGCGATCGTGAAGGATGCGCACCTGCCGCGCCTGCAGGTCGGCGTATCCCC harbors:
- a CDS encoding nickel-dependent lactate racemase, with protein sequence MPSAKTELIAYGDGYLPVQVPDNARVLKPKPPLPPLTDVRSALRAALYNPIGHEPLPRLVGPKARVLICFDDSSGASWQTKPPDVRQVAIELLLEELGKAGVPQENITLLCTQGLHRKLTRLEMETFLGRDLVLRFGYRRLYCHDAEDKENIIHLGYTRRGFDVEINKAIVDADQVIYLSVPGSPFNGGWKSIVIGAGTFNTIRHTHRAWPTASGQSVDDPERSAFKKLVWEQGAVVQQHLERQGKRIFTIEVVHNNARPREVIALHAGHPPEVHPHTLRMLQEQDVVETQGQSDVLLCGMPNVDTYSKFSIFNPILLGNAIGAYVYGAFQGQPLVKRGGIVIVASPARAEFDARYFRPYLEFWERLLSLSTDPYWLWENFAEEFAHRPEYIYAYRYDYAYHGAHPFFMWNQTLVVRRNVRVWVAGCKDPAVVRRMGFQPFPTVQEALAAAEAEMGKGYSLTVLERPRALIPRVLPETASFGSR